One Streptomyces sp. NBC_00102 DNA segment encodes these proteins:
- the thiC gene encoding phosphomethylpyrimidine synthase ThiC gives MTTSDAITPASTTNESVGAGLSIGWHKGYAEGSRPGLRVPVRQVHLTNGKDVTLYDTSGPYTDPAVTTDVRRGLDSVRGGWIEDRGDTEEYEGRPVRPEDDGRSRDGLRNLDAVFPGGVRNPRRSRDGRPVTQLAYARRGEITPEMEYVAIRENVEPEVVREEIAAGRAVLPANVNHPEIEPMIIGKRFLVKVNANIGNSAVTSSIEEEVDKMTWATRWGADTVMDLSTGRNIHTTREWVLRNSPVPIGTVPLYQALEKVDGRAEELTWEIYKDTVIEQAEQGVDYMTVHAGVRLPYVPLTARRKTGIVSRGGSIMAAWCLAHHKESFLYENFEELCALLATYDVTYSLGDGLRPGSIADANDEAQFAELRTLGELNTIAKRYGVQTMIEGPGHVPMHKIKENIDLQQEICEEAPFYTLGPLTTDVAPAYDHITSGIGAAMIAWWGTAMLCYVTPKEHLGLPDRDDVKTGVITYKIAAHAADLAKGHPGAQDWDDALSDARFEFRWEDQFNLALDPDTARAFHDETLPAEPAKTAHFCSMCGPKFCSMKISRSITEQFAPDLAPSASEEEIEAGMLAKSKEFAASGGRVYLPLAD, from the coding sequence ATGACCACATCGGACGCAATCACGCCTGCCTCCACGACGAACGAGAGCGTCGGGGCGGGCCTGTCCATCGGCTGGCACAAGGGGTACGCCGAGGGCTCGCGCCCCGGCCTCCGGGTGCCGGTCCGTCAGGTCCACCTGACCAACGGCAAGGACGTCACGCTGTACGACACGTCCGGTCCGTACACCGATCCCGCCGTCACGACCGACGTCCGCCGGGGCCTCGACTCCGTGCGCGGCGGCTGGATCGAGGACCGCGGCGACACCGAGGAGTACGAAGGGCGTCCGGTCCGTCCGGAGGACGACGGCCGCTCGCGCGACGGGCTTCGCAACCTCGACGCGGTCTTCCCCGGCGGTGTGCGCAATCCCCGGCGCAGCCGCGACGGACGCCCCGTCACCCAGCTCGCGTACGCCCGGCGGGGCGAGATCACCCCGGAGATGGAGTACGTGGCGATCCGGGAGAACGTCGAACCCGAGGTCGTGCGCGAGGAGATCGCGGCCGGCCGGGCGGTGCTGCCGGCCAATGTGAACCACCCGGAGATCGAGCCGATGATCATCGGCAAGCGGTTCCTGGTGAAGGTCAACGCGAACATCGGGAACTCGGCCGTCACTTCCTCCATCGAGGAGGAGGTGGACAAGATGACGTGGGCGACCCGGTGGGGCGCCGACACGGTCATGGACCTGTCCACCGGCCGCAACATCCACACCACCCGTGAGTGGGTCCTGCGGAACTCCCCCGTGCCCATCGGCACCGTGCCGCTCTACCAGGCCCTGGAGAAGGTCGACGGCCGGGCGGAGGAGCTGACCTGGGAGATCTACAAGGACACGGTGATCGAACAGGCCGAGCAGGGCGTGGACTACATGACGGTGCACGCCGGTGTGCGCCTGCCGTACGTCCCGCTCACCGCCCGCCGCAAGACGGGCATCGTCTCCCGGGGCGGCTCGATCATGGCGGCCTGGTGCCTCGCGCACCACAAGGAGTCGTTCCTCTACGAGAACTTCGAGGAGCTCTGCGCACTCCTCGCGACGTACGACGTGACGTACTCGCTCGGGGACGGGCTGCGGCCGGGGTCCATCGCGGACGCCAACGACGAGGCGCAGTTCGCCGAGTTGCGCACGCTCGGTGAGCTCAACACGATCGCCAAGCGGTACGGCGTGCAGACGATGATCGAGGGCCCGGGACACGTCCCGATGCACAAGATCAAGGAGAACATCGACCTCCAGCAGGAGATCTGCGAGGAGGCGCCGTTCTACACCCTCGGCCCGCTGACCACCGACGTCGCACCGGCGTACGACCACATCACCTCCGGGATCGGGGCGGCGATGATCGCCTGGTGGGGCACGGCGATGCTCTGCTACGTGACGCCCAAGGAGCACCTGGGGCTGCCCGACCGGGACGACGTGAAGACCGGGGTCATCACCTACAAGATCGCGGCGCACGCCGCCGACCTGGCCAAGGGACACCCGGGCGCGCAGGACTGGGACGACGCGCTGTCGGACGCCCGGTTCGAGTTCCGCTGGGAGGACCAGTTCAACCTGGCGCTCGACCCGGACACCGCGCGCGCGTTCCACGACGAGACGCTGCCCGCCGAACCGGCCAAGACGGCGCACTTCTGCTCGATGTGCGGGCCCAAGTTCTGCTCGATGAAGATCAGCCGGAGCATCACCGAGCAGTTCGCGCCGGATCTCGCGCCGTCCGCGTCGGAGGAGGAGATCGAGGCGGGGATGCTGGCGAAGTCGAAGGAGTTCGCCGCGTCGGGCGGGCGGGTCTATCTGCCGCTCGCCGACTGA
- a CDS encoding YibE/F family protein: protein MNSSQDRPEPQDPSHGHTHSHGPAAPVSTHLRKVIACVLIPFAAAVIVGLAVLWPGGTPAHERTGVGFDRQTEQGKVVKVERVDCADVNAAQVPATVDTSTGSGPAADTGDCKKATIEVTSGKDEGRTFAEIVQPEASRQLSEGQGVVLAYAPDAPHDLQYSVTDVDRKLPLALLAGIFAVAVVVVGRLKGVMALVALAVSFAVLTLFILPAILQGSNPLLVAVVGASAIMLIALYTCHGVTARTSVAVIGTLISLVLIGLLGSVFIDWAGLTGNTDDNTGLIHGLYPDIDMSGLLLAGVIIGSLGVLDDVTVTQTSAVWELHQANPTMGARGLYRAGIRIGRDHIASVVNTLVLAYAGAALPLLLLFSIAQSSVGTVANSELVAEEIVRTLVGSIGLVASVPVTTVLAALVVSADRTGLGAEAGAPAPVRTGRGRRRKT, encoded by the coding sequence GTGAACTCCTCCCAGGACCGTCCCGAACCCCAGGACCCCTCACACGGCCATACGCACAGCCACGGCCCCGCGGCCCCCGTCTCCACCCATCTGCGGAAGGTCATCGCATGCGTGCTGATCCCCTTCGCGGCGGCGGTGATCGTCGGTCTGGCGGTGCTCTGGCCCGGCGGAACTCCCGCGCACGAGCGGACCGGTGTGGGCTTCGACCGGCAGACCGAGCAGGGAAAGGTGGTGAAGGTGGAGCGGGTCGACTGCGCGGACGTCAACGCCGCCCAGGTTCCCGCCACGGTTGACACCTCGACGGGCTCGGGCCCGGCCGCGGACACCGGCGACTGCAAGAAGGCCACCATCGAGGTGACCAGCGGCAAGGATGAGGGGCGCACCTTCGCCGAGATCGTCCAGCCGGAAGCCTCAAGGCAGTTGAGCGAGGGTCAGGGGGTCGTGTTGGCTTACGCGCCGGACGCTCCGCACGACTTGCAGTACTCGGTCACCGACGTGGACCGGAAGCTTCCGCTGGCGTTGCTCGCGGGGATCTTCGCCGTCGCCGTCGTGGTGGTGGGGCGGCTGAAAGGCGTCATGGCGCTCGTGGCGCTCGCGGTCTCCTTCGCCGTGCTGACGCTGTTCATCCTCCCGGCGATCCTGCAGGGGTCCAACCCACTGCTCGTGGCGGTGGTCGGAGCGAGCGCGATCATGCTCATCGCGCTGTACACCTGCCACGGAGTGACCGCCCGCACCTCGGTGGCGGTCATCGGCACGCTGATCTCGCTGGTACTGATCGGGCTGCTGGGCTCGGTCTTCATCGACTGGGCGGGCCTGACCGGCAACACCGACGACAACACCGGCCTCATCCACGGCCTCTATCCGGACATCGACATGAGCGGTCTGCTGCTGGCCGGTGTCATCATCGGTTCACTCGGCGTCCTGGACGACGTGACGGTCACACAGACGTCGGCGGTGTGGGAGCTGCACCAGGCGAACCCGACCATGGGGGCGCGCGGGCTCTACCGGGCGGGCATCAGGATCGGGCGCGACCACATCGCCTCGGTGGTCAACACCCTGGTGCTCGCGTACGCGGGCGCGGCGCTGCCACTGCTGCTGCTGTTCTCGATCGCGCAGAGCAGTGTGGGCACGGTCGCCAACAGCGAGCTGGTGGCGGAGGAGATCGTCCGTACTCTCGTCGGCTCGATCGGACTGGTCGCCTCGGTGCCCGTCACGACGGTGCTCGCCGCGCTGGTGGTGTCCGCGGACCGCACAGGGCTCGGCGCGGAAGCCGGAGCTCCTGCACCCGTACGGACCGGGAGGGGCCGCCGCCGCAAGACGTGA
- a CDS encoding SsgA family sporulation/cell division regulator — protein sequence MRESVQAEVMMSFLVSEELSFRIPVELRYEVSDPYAIRMTFHLPGDAPVTWAFGRELLLDGLNSPSGDGDVHIGPTEPEGLCDVHIRLQVGADRALFRAGTAPLVAFLDRTDKLVPLGQEHTQGDFDGNLEEALGRILAEEQNAG from the coding sequence ATGCGCGAGTCGGTTCAAGCAGAGGTCATGATGAGCTTCCTCGTCTCAGAGGAGCTCTCGTTCCGTATTCCGGTGGAGCTCCGGTACGAGGTGAGCGATCCGTACGCGATCCGTATGACGTTCCACTTGCCCGGTGACGCCCCTGTCACCTGGGCCTTTGGTCGTGAGCTCCTGCTCGACGGCCTCAACAGCCCCAGCGGGGACGGCGATGTGCACATCGGCCCGACCGAACCCGAGGGGCTCTGTGACGTGCACATCCGGCTCCAGGTGGGCGCGGACCGGGCCCTGTTCCGGGCCGGTACGGCGCCGCTCGTGGCGTTCCTCGACCGGACGGACAAGTTGGTGCCGCTGGGGCAGGAGCACACGCAGGGTGACTTCGACGGCAATCTCGAAGAGGCGCTCGGCAGGATTCTCGCCGAGGAGCAGAACGCGGGCTGA
- a CDS encoding helix-turn-helix domain-containing protein: MTTASTTTVPTLIGSVQRALRLLEAVGAHQDGAPAKQLAREAGLPLPTTYHLLRTLAHEGYLRRENGVFVLGAAAERMSGRAAEESRRGRLNDSLARWCDELGAPVYCAVYREGEIELVAVADSAETPAVDEWAPFAETGHAHALGQCLLGQLDEKAREDHLLRHPVRPLTRYSVRDRPVLLERLRSMERMKPVIERQEYALGTVCAAIPITAGSAVAAMAISLPLDRQEQLLPAVEQLRGEVARLLRSFVFSISI, encoded by the coding sequence GTGACCACGGCATCGACCACCACTGTCCCGACGCTGATCGGTTCGGTCCAGCGGGCCCTGAGACTGCTGGAGGCGGTGGGCGCCCATCAGGACGGCGCCCCGGCCAAGCAGCTCGCGCGGGAAGCGGGCCTGCCCCTGCCGACCACCTACCACCTGCTGCGCACCCTGGCCCACGAGGGCTACCTCCGCCGGGAGAACGGCGTCTTCGTCCTCGGCGCCGCCGCCGAGCGGATGTCCGGCCGGGCGGCCGAGGAGAGCAGGCGCGGCAGACTCAACGACTCCCTCGCGCGCTGGTGCGACGAGTTGGGGGCTCCGGTGTACTGCGCGGTCTACCGCGAGGGTGAGATCGAGCTGGTGGCCGTGGCGGACTCCGCCGAGACGCCGGCCGTGGACGAGTGGGCTCCCTTCGCGGAGACCGGCCACGCGCACGCGCTCGGGCAGTGCCTGCTCGGGCAGCTCGACGAGAAGGCGCGGGAGGACCATCTGCTCCGCCATCCGGTGCGTCCCCTGACCCGTTACTCAGTGCGAGATCGCCCGGTCCTTCTTGAGCGATTGCGTTCGATGGAGCGCATGAAACCTGTCATTGAGCGACAGGAGTACGCACTCGGAACGGTCTGTGCCGCCATCCCCATCACCGCAGGCTCGGCCGTCGCGGCGATGGCCATTTCTCTACCCCTGGACCGCCAAGAGCAGTTGCTCCCCGCAGTCGAACAACTACGTGGCGAAGTGGCGCGGCTCTTGCGTTCGTTCGTGTTCTCTATCAGTATCTGA
- a CDS encoding DUF5326 family protein, whose protein sequence is MAVREIFAGMPWWVKWIAVPVIAIVVFGGLIASVVTFVVTLLFKVLLFVILVGGLIFVVRKFLSSSSDSRRDW, encoded by the coding sequence ATGGCGGTCCGGGAGATATTCGCGGGAATGCCCTGGTGGGTGAAGTGGATCGCGGTGCCGGTGATCGCGATCGTCGTGTTCGGCGGGCTGATCGCCAGCGTGGTGACCTTCGTGGTCACGCTGCTGTTCAAGGTGCTGCTGTTCGTGATCCTCGTCGGCGGACTGATCTTCGTCGTGCGGAAGTTCCTCTCGTCCTCCTCGGACTCCCGACGCGACTGGTAG
- a CDS encoding cupin domain-containing protein, translating to MKAFRLDELEAERAANDGAYLQFLRERNMSVGLYALDAGALDTQSPHRQDEVYLVVSGRASITVGMETTVVGRGSVVYVPAGVAHKFHHITEDLRVMVVFSPPEG from the coding sequence ATGAAGGCATTCAGGCTCGACGAGCTGGAAGCGGAACGAGCCGCCAACGACGGCGCCTATCTGCAGTTCCTCCGCGAGCGGAACATGTCCGTGGGCCTGTACGCCCTGGATGCCGGCGCCCTCGACACACAGAGCCCGCACCGCCAGGACGAGGTGTATCTCGTGGTCAGCGGGCGGGCGTCGATCACCGTGGGCATGGAGACGACCGTGGTGGGGCGGGGAAGCGTGGTGTACGTGCCGGCCGGTGTGGCCCACAAGTTCCACCACATCACCGAGGATCTTCGCGTGATGGTGGTCTTCTCCCCGCCGGAGGGCTGA
- a CDS encoding phage holin family protein: MKNFVVKTTANAAALAVAIWLLQDITLTGADTGRKVLTLILVALLFGLVNFIVKPVVQLLTLPLFILTLGLITLIVNALMLKLTSALAGAADLSFHVEGFWTAVLGGLIIAIVSWAMHIALPDED, encoded by the coding sequence ATGAAGAATTTCGTAGTCAAGACGACCGCCAACGCAGCCGCTCTGGCGGTGGCCATCTGGCTGCTCCAGGACATCACGCTGACCGGCGCCGACACCGGCCGCAAGGTCCTCACCCTGATCCTGGTCGCCCTGCTCTTCGGGCTGGTCAACTTCATCGTCAAGCCCGTCGTCCAGCTCCTCACGTTGCCGCTCTTCATCCTGACCCTGGGGCTGATCACCCTCATCGTCAACGCCCTCATGCTGAAGCTGACTTCGGCGCTGGCCGGCGCTGCCGACCTCAGCTTCCACGTGGAGGGCTTCTGGACCGCCGTGCTGGGCGGCCTCATCATCGCCATCGTCTCCTGGGCCATGCACATCGCTCTCCCCGACGAGGACTGA
- a CDS encoding cystathionine gamma-lyase, whose translation MSTIGDGTRAVRAGLPEPQQYEPTLPGPVFAAHFHLSGEPVGPYTYGRETNPTWTHLEKAIGELEAPGEEVVTTVFASGMAAISAVLFSQLRTGDVVVLPNDGYQALPLVREQLEAYGVEVRTAPTGGDAQLAALEGAKLLWIETPSNPGLDVCDVRRLVEAAHAGGTLVAVDNTLATPIGQRPLDLGADFSVASDTKGMTGHGDILLGHVTCRNADLAAGVRRWRKVVGAIPGPMEAWLAHRSLATLQLRIERQCATALTLAEELTKRSEVTGLRYPGLPSDPSYPVAVRQMRRFGSVVSFELADRETAERFLEALRLVDDATSFGGLRSTAERRGRWGGDAVSEGFIRFSVGAEDPDDLLADVAQALDAAAR comes from the coding sequence ATGAGCACCATCGGCGACGGAACGAGGGCGGTACGAGCAGGTCTCCCCGAACCGCAGCAGTACGAGCCCACTCTTCCCGGACCGGTCTTCGCCGCTCACTTCCACCTCTCGGGAGAGCCGGTCGGGCCGTACACCTACGGCCGGGAGACCAACCCGACGTGGACCCACCTGGAGAAGGCCATCGGCGAGCTGGAGGCCCCGGGTGAGGAGGTCGTCACCACCGTCTTCGCCTCGGGCATGGCCGCGATCTCGGCCGTCCTCTTCTCCCAGCTCCGCACGGGCGACGTCGTCGTCCTGCCGAACGACGGCTACCAGGCGCTGCCGCTCGTCCGGGAGCAGCTGGAGGCGTACGGCGTGGAGGTCCGCACCGCGCCCACCGGCGGTGACGCCCAGCTGGCCGCCCTCGAAGGGGCCAAGCTGCTCTGGATCGAGACACCGTCCAACCCGGGCCTGGACGTCTGCGACGTCCGGCGTCTGGTCGAGGCGGCGCACGCGGGCGGCACCCTGGTGGCCGTCGACAACACCCTGGCCACCCCGATCGGCCAGCGGCCCCTGGATCTGGGCGCCGACTTCTCGGTGGCCAGCGACACCAAGGGCATGACCGGCCACGGCGACATCCTGCTCGGCCACGTGACCTGCCGGAACGCCGATCTCGCCGCCGGGGTCCGCCGTTGGCGCAAGGTCGTCGGCGCGATCCCCGGCCCGATGGAGGCCTGGCTCGCTCACCGGTCGCTCGCCACGCTCCAGCTGCGCATCGAGCGCCAGTGCGCCACCGCGCTGACCCTGGCCGAGGAGCTCACCAAGCGGTCCGAAGTGACCGGGCTGCGCTACCCGGGGCTCCCCTCCGACCCCTCGTACCCGGTCGCCGTGCGGCAGATGCGGCGCTTCGGCTCCGTGGTCTCGTTCGAACTGGCCGACCGCGAGACCGCCGAGCGCTTCCTGGAGGCGCTGCGGCTGGTCGACGACGCCACGAGCTTCGGCGGTCTGCGGTCCACCGCGGAGCGGCGCGGGCGCTGGGGCGGCGACGCGGTGTCCGAGGGCTTCATCCGCTTCTCGGTCGGCGCCGAGGACCCGGACGACCTGCTCGCCGACGTGGCGCAGGCACTGGACGCGGCCGCCCGCTGA
- a CDS encoding NUDIX domain-containing protein, whose amino-acid sequence MTERPVVKRTARAILLDGDQLVLIKRTKPGVDPYWVTPGGGVEPEDATVVDALHREIDEELGAKIVDVVPCFVDTVEHIADGGAAGVKVQHFFVCRLASMDTSKRHGPEIEAPCGEYEIVRIPFSRVGIAAVHLVPLSLRHYLDGNIEGVRAMHAPDLG is encoded by the coding sequence ATGACCGAACGCCCTGTGGTCAAGCGCACCGCACGCGCCATCCTCCTCGACGGCGACCAACTCGTCCTGATCAAACGGACCAAGCCGGGGGTGGACCCCTACTGGGTGACACCAGGCGGCGGGGTCGAGCCCGAGGACGCCACCGTCGTCGACGCCCTGCACCGTGAGATCGACGAGGAGTTGGGAGCCAAGATCGTCGATGTGGTGCCCTGTTTCGTCGACACGGTCGAACACATCGCGGACGGCGGGGCGGCGGGGGTGAAGGTCCAGCACTTCTTCGTCTGCCGGCTGGCGTCGATGGACACCTCCAAACGCCACGGCCCCGAGATCGAGGCCCCCTGCGGGGAGTACGAGATCGTCCGGATTCCCTTCAGCCGGGTCGGGATCGCCGCCGTCCACCTCGTCCCGCTCTCCCTCCGCCACTACCTGGACGGCAACATCGAGGGCGTACGCGCCATGCACGCGCCCGACCTGGGCTGA
- a CDS encoding globin domain-containing protein yields the protein MEAPTSNPAAGSSQPPTAPPPPRRRGTARSPRPAPPRQDGTPSADAVLIRRNLAEIGPSADRATAHFYAVLFLHRPELREMFPAAMDVQRERLFRALLAAADRLDDGVALTAHLSALGRGHRRYGTQPTHYPALGEALLAALRRHAPVTWDAESEAAWVRAYTAISQIMIDAAAEEEQRSPAWWQGEVVAHERRTPDIAVITVRPDRPYPFLAGQYTAVETPWWPRVWRPYSFASAPRPDGLLTFHVRAVQAGWVSRALVHRAAPGDVLRLGAPAGTMTVDHTTHTALLCLGGGTGMAPIRALVEDVAEHGDRRRVDVFCGARTERDLYDLDVMLRLQRTYPWLAVHPVVASGPTRARTGELPQAVRETGPWGERDAYLAGPPGMIHSGVRALLDAGVPAARIHHDTVEEAVLPADGPA from the coding sequence ATGGAAGCTCCGACCAGTAATCCGGCTGCCGGATCTTCGCAGCCACCTACCGCACCTCCGCCGCCCCGCCGGCGGGGGACCGCCCGCTCTCCACGCCCCGCCCCTCCTCGGCAGGACGGCACTCCGTCGGCCGACGCGGTACTGATCCGACGGAATCTGGCGGAGATCGGCCCGAGCGCCGACCGGGCCACCGCGCACTTCTACGCGGTGCTCTTCCTGCACCGCCCGGAACTGCGTGAGATGTTCCCGGCCGCCATGGACGTGCAGCGCGAGCGGCTCTTCCGCGCTCTGCTGGCCGCCGCCGACCGCCTCGACGACGGGGTGGCGCTGACCGCGCATCTCTCGGCGCTGGGGAGGGGACACCGTCGGTACGGCACGCAGCCCACGCACTACCCCGCCCTCGGGGAAGCCCTGTTGGCCGCTCTGCGCCGCCACGCGCCCGTCACCTGGGACGCCGAGAGCGAAGCGGCCTGGGTACGGGCCTACACGGCCATCTCGCAGATCATGATCGACGCGGCGGCCGAGGAAGAACAGCGGTCCCCGGCCTGGTGGCAGGGAGAGGTCGTCGCGCACGAGCGCAGAACCCCGGACATCGCGGTGATCACCGTGCGGCCGGACCGTCCTTACCCGTTCCTCGCCGGGCAGTACACGGCGGTGGAGACTCCCTGGTGGCCGCGGGTCTGGCGGCCGTACTCCTTCGCCTCCGCGCCGCGCCCCGACGGCCTGCTCACCTTCCACGTCAGAGCGGTCCAGGCGGGCTGGGTCTCCCGGGCCCTGGTCCACCGGGCGGCACCGGGGGACGTGCTGCGGCTCGGTGCCCCGGCGGGAACGATGACGGTCGACCACACCACGCACACCGCGCTGCTCTGCCTCGGCGGCGGCACGGGCATGGCGCCCATCAGGGCACTGGTCGAGGATGTCGCCGAACACGGGGACCGCCGTCGCGTCGACGTCTTCTGCGGGGCCCGCACCGAGCGTGACCTCTACGACCTCGACGTCATGCTGCGGCTCCAGCGGACGTACCCCTGGCTCGCCGTGCACCCGGTGGTCGCGAGCGGCCCGACCCGCGCCCGGACCGGCGAGCTCCCGCAGGCGGTACGGGAGACCGGGCCGTGGGGCGAACGGGACGCCTATCTCGCAGGCCCGCCCGGCATGATCCACAGTGGCGTGCGGGCCCTGCTCGACGCGGGTGTCCCGGCGGCGCGCATCCACCACGACACCGTCGAGGAGGCAGTGCTGCCGGCCGACGGCCCGGCCTGA
- a CDS encoding GNAT family N-acetyltransferase: MPSIRHGLPDDLPIRHLTRGDLIACADLSEDRGWPRDEHRWGLLLGASTGYGIDDPAGKGLAAACVVTSYQPSHAALGMMLVAERFARQGLGRRLLLHVLAEHGETPLTLFATDQGRPLYEGLGFAVVGSVERSVGRFLPEDVPVRASAEAHGSSALTTRRAKARDLPAIMALDVSAFGAERTQMLARLPAFSDHFRVAERAGELVGFAALWPSDGSHVIGPLVAPDSDTAKALVASLASETDLVLRTEIDTRHTELRGWLSERGLAAVSRTAVMTRGCQDVPGDWSHRFAPLTVATG, encoded by the coding sequence ATGCCCAGCATCCGGCACGGCCTTCCCGACGACCTGCCCATCCGGCACCTCACCAGGGGCGACCTGATCGCCTGTGCCGATCTCAGCGAGGACCGGGGCTGGCCCCGGGACGAACACCGGTGGGGCCTGCTCCTCGGGGCAAGTACGGGGTACGGCATCGACGACCCCGCGGGGAAAGGGCTGGCGGCCGCCTGCGTGGTGACCTCCTATCAACCGTCCCACGCGGCGCTCGGCATGATGCTCGTCGCCGAGCGGTTCGCACGGCAGGGCCTGGGCCGCCGTCTGCTCCTGCATGTCCTCGCGGAACACGGAGAGACTCCGCTGACCCTCTTCGCCACGGATCAGGGGCGGCCCCTCTACGAAGGGCTCGGCTTCGCGGTCGTGGGGAGTGTGGAGCGTTCCGTCGGGCGGTTCCTGCCGGAGGACGTCCCGGTACGGGCCTCCGCAGAGGCGCACGGTTCGTCCGCCCTTACGACGCGTCGGGCGAAGGCCCGGGATCTCCCGGCGATCATGGCGCTCGACGTCTCTGCCTTCGGTGCCGAGCGGACCCAGATGCTCGCGCGGCTCCCCGCCTTCTCGGACCACTTCCGGGTCGCCGAGCGGGCGGGTGAGCTCGTGGGGTTCGCCGCGCTCTGGCCCAGCGACGGGAGTCATGTGATCGGGCCGCTCGTCGCACCGGACTCGGACACCGCGAAGGCGCTGGTGGCCTCGCTCGCTTCCGAGACGGACCTCGTGCTGCGGACGGAGATCGACACCCGCCACACGGAGCTGCGTGGCTGGCTCTCCGAACGCGGCTTGGCGGCAGTGTCCCGTACGGCGGTCATGACCAGGGGGTGCCAGGACGTGCCCGGCGACTGGAGCCACAGGTTCGCACCGCTGACGGTCGCGACCGGCTGA
- a CDS encoding heme-binding protein, translated as MSTTTRTAVAPLTIDDAETLIEAARTAAEAAGVAAAVTVLDAGGNLLAFRRDDRAVLIAGETSTRKAYTALQLNSPTADLVDAVQPGGIFHSLTTALDRPLLFIAGGVPVHRDGQLIGAVGVGGGAPEQDHGFATGAVASLV; from the coding sequence ATGAGCACCACCACCCGTACCGCCGTCGCCCCGCTCACCATCGATGACGCGGAGACCCTGATCGAGGCGGCCCGTACCGCCGCCGAGGCGGCCGGTGTCGCCGCCGCCGTCACCGTGCTCGACGCCGGCGGGAACCTGCTCGCCTTCCGCCGGGACGACCGCGCCGTTCTCATCGCGGGCGAGACCAGCACCCGCAAGGCCTACACCGCGCTGCAGCTGAACTCCCCCACGGCCGACCTCGTGGACGCCGTCCAGCCGGGCGGGATCTTCCACTCGCTCACCACCGCGCTCGACCGCCCGCTGCTCTTCATCGCGGGCGGCGTGCCGGTGCACCGCGACGGTCAGCTGATCGGTGCAGTGGGTGTCGGCGGCGGTGCTCCCGAGCAGGACCACGGCTTCGCCACCGGCGCCGTCGCCTCGCTGGTCTGA